Part of the Halogeometricum sp. S3BR5-2 genome, TCGTGCTGGACTTCGGGCAGTCGTTCCACTCCAACCAACCGGTCACGCAGGTCATCGCCACCTACCTGCCGAACACGCTGGTGCTCATGCTGACGGCGTTCGTCGCGGCCTACGCCATCGGCATCACGCTCGGCGTGCTGTCGGGCTGGTACCGCGGGTCGCGCTTCGAGCGGAGCACCGTCATCACGGCGCTGACCGCCCGGAGCGTCCCGACGTTCTACGTCGGCCTCATCGTGCTGTGGATATTCGGCGCGGAACTGGGCGTCATCCCGATGAGCGGCATGACCAGCCTCGGAACGCAGAACGCCAGCTTCTGGGAGATGGTGTTCTCGGTCGACTTCCTGCACCACCTGCTCGCCCCGGCGTTGGTGCTCGGGTTCTACTTCATGGGCTATCCGCTTCTCATCATGCGCTCCAGCATGCTCGAAGTGCTCTCCGAGGACTTCATCGACGTCTGCCGGGCGAAGGGGCTCACCGAGCGGACGATAATGTTCAAACACGCCGCGCGGAACGCGATGCTCCCCGTCGTCACGGCGGCCGCCATCGCCCTCGGCTACGCCGTCGGCGGGAGCGTCCTCATCGAGACGGTGTTCGCGTGGCCCGGTATCGGTCGGGAGATGGTTCGGGCGGTCCTCCGACGGGACTTCCCCGTCGCGCAGGGGACGTTCATCGTCCTCGCCGCGACCATCATCATCCTGAACTTCGTCGCGGACCTCGCGTACGGCTACCTCGACCCCCGGGTGACGTACGACTAGACCCATGGCACAAGAAGAACAAACCGGTCGGTCGATATTCACCGACCTCGACGACAGTTCGTCCGGCGAGCAGGTCGACAAGTGGAAGCGGACGGCCCGCCTCTGGAAGGAGACGCTGATAGAGCAGTGGAAGATGCTGACCGACGAACTCTCGGTGAAGCTCTCGCTGTTCGTCGTGGCGGGGTTCGTGCTGATCGCCATCTTCGCCCCGTTCATCGCCCCCTACCCGCCGCTCCAGCGGCAGTACCAGGGGGACGACGGGATACTCATCGAGAAGTGGGCCGACCCGTCGCTGCTCGGCGGCGACAGCGGCTACCTCCTCGGGACGACCGCCGAGGGCTTCGACATCTTCAGCCAACTCGTCTACGGGACGCGCGCGGCGCTGATGGTCGGCCTCATCGCGGCGGTGTTCACCGCGGGTATCGGGACGCTCGTCGGCCTCGTCGCCGGCTACTACGGCGGGAAGGTCGACGACGCCCTGATGCGCGTCGTGGACTTCCTGTACGGGATGCCGTTGCTCCCGACGGTCATCGTCCTCGTGGCGGTGTTGGGGCCGAACCTCTGGAACATCATCCTCGCGCTTATCATCCTGCAGTGGCGGTCGACCGCCCGCGTCATCCGCTCGCAGGCGCTGTCGCTCCGCGAGCGACCGTTCGTGAAGGCCGCGGAGGTGGCCGGCGCGAGCGACTGGCACATCATCAGCCGCCACCTCGCGCCGAACGTCCTGCCGATGACGTTCCTGTACGGGTCGTTCGGCATCGCGTGGGCCATCCTCGCGGAGGCGGGCGTCTCGTTCATCGGTCTCGGCGACCCGAACACCGTCTCGTGGGGCACGATGCTGCAGGCCTCGCGGGCGTACTCCGCGCTCCAGTTCGGAGCGTGGTGGTGGTTCGTCCCGCCGGGAATCTGCATCGGCCTGCTGGTCATCAGCGGCTTCCTCATCGGCCGCGGCTACGAAGAAATCACGAACCCCAAGCTACAATGAGTCTACTCGAAGTCGAAGACCTCGAAGTGTACTACGAGACCGAAGACGGGCCCGCACAGGCCGTCGACGGCGTCTCCTTCGAACTGGAGGAGGGCGAGAACCTCGGCATCGTCGGCGAGTCCGGATGCGGCAAGACGACGCTGGCGAAGTCCATCATCGGCATCCTCCCCGACGCCGGCTACGTCAACGGCGGCGAGATACGGTTCAAGGACGACGACCTCACCGGGATGACGGGCAAACAGCGGCGCCGCCTCAAGTGGGAGGAGATATCCATGGTCGCCCAGTCGGCGATGAACTCCTTGGACCCCGTCTACACTATCCGCGAACAGATCGTCGAGGCCATCGAGACGCACCGGCCCGGTACCGGCCGGACCGAGTCGAACGAAATCGTCACCGAGATGTTCGAACTCGTCGGGTTGGACCCCGACCGCGCCGACGACTACCCACACCAGTTCTCCGGCGGGATGCGTCAGCGCGCGATGATCGCGATGTCTCTGGCGCTGGAACCGTCGCTCATCCTCGCGGACGAACCGACGACGGCGCTGGACGTCATCATGCAGGACCAGATCCTCAAGCGCATCGGGCGCATCCAGGACGAGGTCAACTCCTCGATGCTGGTCATCACGCACGACGTGAGCGTCGTCGCGGAGACGTGCGACCGCGTCCTCGTGATGTACGCCGGCAAGGTCGCAGAAGAGGGACCGGTCGAGGAGATATTCGGCCAGCCCTACCACCCCTACACCATCGGGCTGAAACGCGCGTTCCCGAACATCCGCAGGCCCACGCAGGACCTCCTCTCCATCAAGGGCTACCCGCCCGAACTCGTCGACCCGCCCACGGGCTGTCGGTTCGCCGAGCGGTGCCCGATGGCGACCGACCGCTGCCGCGAGGAGGAACCCGAGGCCCACGAGATGAACGGTCTCCGGTCGTACTGCCACTACGCCGAGGACATCGACACCGAACTCCGACCGTACGCCGACAACCCGGAGACGTGGAGTCAGACCGCCGCGGCCCGCAAGGCCGAGACCGGCGACGTCGGGGGTGACTGAGATGAGCGACAGAGCGCTCCTCGAAGTCGAGAACCTGAAGAAGCACTTCAAGGTGAACCAGGGCTGGATTGCCAGCATCATGCAGTCGGTCTCCGGCGACGACCCCGACTACGTCCACGCCGTCGACGGCGTCTCCTTCGAACTCCGCGAGGGGGAGACGCTCGGACTGGCGGGCGAGTCCGGGTGCGGGAAGACCACCACGGGGATGTCGCTCGTGAAACTGCACGACCCGACCGACGGCGACATAGTCTACAACGACAAGAAGCTCTCGGAGGCCAACGAGGCCGAAATCGCGGAGTTCCGGCAGAACGCCCAGATGATCTTCCAGGACCCCTTCGAGAGCCTCAACCCGCGGATGACGGTGTACGACACCGTCGCGGAACCGCTCCGCATCCACGACATCCGCAACGAGACGGCGCGGGTCCAGCGCGCCCTGGAGTTCGCCGAACTCCTCCCGGCCGAGCAGTACTTCGACCAGTACCCGCACGAACTCTCGGGCGGGCAGCGACAGCGCGTCGCCATCGCGCGCGCACTCGTCCTCGACCCGGACTTCATCGTCGCGGACGAACCCGTCTCGATGCTCGACGTGAGTCTTCGGGCGGGCGTGCTGTCGCTGCTCGACCGCATGACCGACGAGTTCGGCCTGTCGGTCGTCTACATCAGCCACGACCTCTCGCTCCTCAGACACATGTGCGACCGCCTCGCCATCATGTACATGGGGAAGATAGTGGAGAAGGGGCCGACCGACCAGATAATCGAGAACCCCCAACACCCCTACACGCAGGCGCTCATCAACGCCGTCCCCGTTCCCGACCCGGACGTGGGCCGCGAACGCGTCGAGTTGCAGGGCGAGGTGGGCGACGTCATCGAGATTCCGAGCGGCTGTCGGTTCAAGGCGCGCTGTCCGGACTACATCGGCGACGTCTGCGACCAGGTCGTCCCGCCGTTAGAACAGAAGGCGGACGTCGGCGTCGACCAGGACATCGCCTGCCACCTCTACGAGAGCGCCGAGGGGTACGACCCCTACGCCGAGTTGAGCGGGTCGCCGGGCGACGACTCCACGGGCGGCGACGCCTCGGCCCCCGCGGACGACTGAGTTCGGTTCAGGCCGCGACTCACCGCTCGGCCCCCGCGGCCGCTTCGCGCTCCGTCAGGAACCGCTCGGTCTCCCGCTCGACGAGAGCGGGGAACCGCTGTGCGAGCGCCAACCCGATTCTCGTCACCCAGTCCGCGTAGATTACCGGCCCTTTCGACTCTATCTTCGCCGCCAACTTTCGCCCCACGTCCGCGGGGTCGCTCATCCGCGACGCCGGGTAGCCGAGCGTCCTCGCCGACCGCGTCGCCGCCAGTCGGGGGTGCACGATGGTGCACGCCACGTTCTCGCGGCGGAGTTCCAGACGCAGCGAGCGAGTCAGCGACTCGACGGCTCCCTTGGTCGAGGCGTATCCGGAGAGCCCCGGGTTACCGACCCGGCCGGCGCCGGAACTCACGTTGTGGACGATTCCCCCGCCACGCGCCCGCATGTGCGGCAGCACCGCGCGTATCGTCCGAACGTACCCGAAGTAGTTGACCTCGAAGACCCGCCGCGCGTCCGAGAGCGTCTGGTCCTCGAAGAACCCGTACTCCAGTACCGCGGCGTTGTTGACCAGGATATCGATCCGCCCCCACTCGCCGACGACGCCGGCCACCGCCGCCTCGACGTCCGCGTCGACCGTCACGTCGCACTCGTGGTACCGAACGCGCTCCGGATGCGCCTCCCGGAGCGACTCGATTGCGTCCCCTTCGACGTCGAACCCGGCGACGCGATAGCCGTCCTCGACGAGAGCGGCGAGGAGGTGGTAGCCGATTCCCTCGTTGGCACCCGTCACGACGACGACCCGCCTGTCCACGGACAACTGCATATCCGGCCGTACGTCGGGACGGACGATGAACTCGCTCCTCGGTGGGGTTCGACGGCGACCGCGGCGCGCCGACCGAACGGTCCCCGTCGCGGACGACCGCTACTGGTCGGCTTTCAGCGTCGCCGTGAGCCGAACGCCGGGCGCCGTCACCGCGAACGGCAGGTGCGATTTGTGCTTCTCGCAGACGCCCGTCGTCGTCTCGCGGGCCGCGCCGAACGCCGAGAGCGTGCGGAGCACGTCGGGGTCGTAATCGAGCGAAAGGTCCTCGACTCGGCCGGCGCGTTCGCCGCCGTCGAGGCGGTAGCCCTCGGCTATCGGGAACTCCGCGGACCCGCAGTCGGGCCGCTCCTCGGTCTTGCGGTCGATGTCCTTCGCGTACAGCACGCTCGCCGGGAAGACGCCCGCGCGCTGGACGCGTTCGAACTCGTCGCGGAACCACGGCTCTCCGAAGCGCTCGACGTAGACGTCGGCGTCCGCGCGGAGCGCCCTCTCCCCGGCGTCGCCGGCGGCGACGTCGAGATGCCGCGCGTGGATGCGCGGCGGTTGGCCGTGACCGAGGCTGGGGACGGCGTTGCCCGCCGGGTGCGCCCCGTCCTCGGCGGCGCTCGCCGTGTTGTGGAGGAGCCGTTCCACCTCGCCGCCGTCGACGAGTCGCGTCGGCGTGGTCGGTCGGACCTCGGCGTCGTAGGCGCGCGCGCCCCACGACCCCGCGCGGACGCCGTCCTCGATGTCGAGCCCCTCGGGACCGATTCGGTCGCCGACGGCGTAGGGGCTCATCCCCATGTAGCCGGTGTCGGCTTCGAGGTAGTGCGAGACGAAGTGGAACAGTTGGCCGGCGGCCCGCGGACTCAGGGCGACGCTCGCCTCGCCCGTCGGCGCGTCGGCGACGTTCGCCGCCGAGAGCGCCCGCGCGTCGGCGGCCGCCGACTCGAACACCGCGGGGAGTTCGTCGAGGAACGCCGCGCCCTCGGTCGACCCGGCGTGGCGGCGCACCTTCGGCCCGCCCTCGAGGTGGAGGCTGCACGTCACCTGCGCGCGGTCGAGCGTCGTCCGGACCGTGCTCCCGGTGGTGTTGCCCACCGTCTCCTCGACGTGCGCGTCGGCGTAGTTGACCCAGACGCGCCGGAGGTCCGGACCCGAGTTCTCGGCCGCCGCGATGCCGTCCTCGACGGCGGCGACTTTCTCGTCGACGCCGACGGCGCCGACGGGTTCGCCCGCCCATCCCTCGTGTACCGCCCGGTGGGTGGTGTGCGCGTCGAACCTCGCGGGGTCGGACTGCGCGAGCATCCCCGCGCCCCGGACCGCGCGTTCGGCCTCGTCTTCGAGGCTCTCCTCGTCGAGGCTGGTCGTGTAGCGGTAGTCGGCCGCGCCGTCGGCGAACGTGCGGAGCCACACCCCGCTCTCGGCGAAGGAGACCCGGTCGCGCGGCCCCTCGTGGGTCACCACCGCGTCGGTCTTCTCCTCGTACACGCCGCCGACTTCGGCGTACGCCACCGCGTCGTCCTCCTCGAACCGTGCCAACAGCCAGTCCATCGCGTCCAACGCGTCCTCGCGCTCGTCCGTCATCGAGACGTGATACGAAATCACCCCACATGAATCCCCGAGAGGCGAGGCTCCCGCGCGGCCGGACGCGTTGAGAAACCGCCGCCCGCCGTCGCGCGGGCCGCGCGCGCCGTCACCCGGACCGCTCGTACAGCAGGGGTTCGCCGTCGGGCACCGCCAGGTCGAGAAGCGGGTCGTTCTCGTACACGGCCGCCCCCTCGTGCAGGCTGAGAACGTACCCCGAGCGTTCGGTGGCCACGCTCGATTTCGTCTCCCCGTGCGGCGTGAGGACGTCCGCGACGACGTCCCCCGAGTCGACCCACTCGCCTTCCCGCACGCGGTAGCGGACGAGGCCGGCGGCGTCCGCGTGCGGATGGACGAACCGTTTCAGGTCGTCCTCGGCGGGCAACTCGAACGCCGTCGAGGGGGCGTGGGCGTCCGGAACCTCTTCGACCATCCCGAGGGCGGCGCAGACGCCGTACAGGCCGGCGACGGCGGCCTCGCGAGCGTCCCGTTCGACGACGAACCGCCCGCCGAGTTCCGGGGTGAACGCGGGGACGCCGTCCGCGACGGCCGCACCGGTGAGGGTGTGTGCCAGCGCCAGTCGTTCCGTCTCCGCGCGGCCGAACTGGTTGACGACGGGGAGGCCGAACGCGTCGGCGAGTTCGACCACGCGGTCCCGGAGCGACGCCGCCGCCGCCTCCCCGCGACCCGCGCCGTACCCGACGCGCGGCCGAATCGTGTAGGGGTGCGTGGCGACCCACGAGGTGTGCAACGAGACGACGGCGTCCGCGTCGGCCCGTATCTCCTCGTACAGGCGCTCGCAGATGACCTGCTGGACGCGCGGGGGTGTCCCGCCTCCGCCGCCCTCGCCCTCGCGGCCGAACAGGCGGTTCGGGTCGTCGCCGTGGTAGTAGGAGGTCCGACTGTTCGTCCGGACGCCGGCGGGGTTCGTCACGGGGACGCAGACGACGGTTCCGCGGAGCGGTTCCTCGCGGATTCGGTCCAGAAACTCGTGTATCGCGGCCGTCCCCGTCGGTTCGTCGCCGTGAATCGCGCCGGTCGCCCACGCCGTCGGCCCCGGTTCCTCCCCCTCGACGACGACGACGGGGAGGCGTTCGGTCCCGCCCGTCGGCAACTCGGCGACGGACAGGTGGCCCGTCGCGGTCCCTCCGGGTTCCGACTC contains:
- a CDS encoding ABC transporter permease; translation: MGKASFVIRRTLQLVVTLWAVGTVLFGLFRLMPGDPTSYVVSSQMTQEARRQIIASYGLNEPLYVQYVKFLQNLVVLDFGQSFHSNQPVTQVIATYLPNTLVLMLTAFVAAYAIGITLGVLSGWYRGSRFERSTVITALTARSVPTFYVGLIVLWIFGAELGVIPMSGMTSLGTQNASFWEMVFSVDFLHHLLAPALVLGFYFMGYPLLIMRSSMLEVLSEDFIDVCRAKGLTERTIMFKHAARNAMLPVVTAAAIALGYAVGGSVLIETVFAWPGIGREMVRAVLRRDFPVAQGTFIVLAATIIILNFVADLAYGYLDPRVTYD
- a CDS encoding ABC transporter permease, coding for MAQEEQTGRSIFTDLDDSSSGEQVDKWKRTARLWKETLIEQWKMLTDELSVKLSLFVVAGFVLIAIFAPFIAPYPPLQRQYQGDDGILIEKWADPSLLGGDSGYLLGTTAEGFDIFSQLVYGTRAALMVGLIAAVFTAGIGTLVGLVAGYYGGKVDDALMRVVDFLYGMPLLPTVIVLVAVLGPNLWNIILALIILQWRSTARVIRSQALSLRERPFVKAAEVAGASDWHIISRHLAPNVLPMTFLYGSFGIAWAILAEAGVSFIGLGDPNTVSWGTMLQASRAYSALQFGAWWWFVPPGICIGLLVISGFLIGRGYEEITNPKLQ
- a CDS encoding ABC transporter ATP-binding protein, coding for MSLLEVEDLEVYYETEDGPAQAVDGVSFELEEGENLGIVGESGCGKTTLAKSIIGILPDAGYVNGGEIRFKDDDLTGMTGKQRRRLKWEEISMVAQSAMNSLDPVYTIREQIVEAIETHRPGTGRTESNEIVTEMFELVGLDPDRADDYPHQFSGGMRQRAMIAMSLALEPSLILADEPTTALDVIMQDQILKRIGRIQDEVNSSMLVITHDVSVVAETCDRVLVMYAGKVAEEGPVEEIFGQPYHPYTIGLKRAFPNIRRPTQDLLSIKGYPPELVDPPTGCRFAERCPMATDRCREEEPEAHEMNGLRSYCHYAEDIDTELRPYADNPETWSQTAAARKAETGDVGGD
- a CDS encoding ABC transporter ATP-binding protein → MSDRALLEVENLKKHFKVNQGWIASIMQSVSGDDPDYVHAVDGVSFELREGETLGLAGESGCGKTTTGMSLVKLHDPTDGDIVYNDKKLSEANEAEIAEFRQNAQMIFQDPFESLNPRMTVYDTVAEPLRIHDIRNETARVQRALEFAELLPAEQYFDQYPHELSGGQRQRVAIARALVLDPDFIVADEPVSMLDVSLRAGVLSLLDRMTDEFGLSVVYISHDLSLLRHMCDRLAIMYMGKIVEKGPTDQIIENPQHPYTQALINAVPVPDPDVGRERVELQGEVGDVIEIPSGCRFKARCPDYIGDVCDQVVPPLEQKADVGVDQDIACHLYESAEGYDPYAELSGSPGDDSTGGDASAPADD
- a CDS encoding SDR family NAD(P)-dependent oxidoreductase, coding for MQLSVDRRVVVVTGANEGIGYHLLAALVEDGYRVAGFDVEGDAIESLREAHPERVRYHECDVTVDADVEAAVAGVVGEWGRIDILVNNAAVLEYGFFEDQTLSDARRVFEVNYFGYVRTIRAVLPHMRARGGGIVHNVSSGAGRVGNPGLSGYASTKGAVESLTRSLRLELRRENVACTIVHPRLAATRSARTLGYPASRMSDPADVGRKLAAKIESKGPVIYADWVTRIGLALAQRFPALVERETERFLTEREAAAGAER
- a CDS encoding metallopeptidase TldD-related protein, coding for MTDEREDALDAMDWLLARFEEDDAVAYAEVGGVYEEKTDAVVTHEGPRDRVSFAESGVWLRTFADGAADYRYTTSLDEESLEDEAERAVRGAGMLAQSDPARFDAHTTHRAVHEGWAGEPVGAVGVDEKVAAVEDGIAAAENSGPDLRRVWVNYADAHVEETVGNTTGSTVRTTLDRAQVTCSLHLEGGPKVRRHAGSTEGAAFLDELPAVFESAAADARALSAANVADAPTGEASVALSPRAAGQLFHFVSHYLEADTGYMGMSPYAVGDRIGPEGLDIEDGVRAGSWGARAYDAEVRPTTPTRLVDGGEVERLLHNTASAAEDGAHPAGNAVPSLGHGQPPRIHARHLDVAAGDAGERALRADADVYVERFGEPWFRDEFERVQRAGVFPASVLYAKDIDRKTEERPDCGSAEFPIAEGYRLDGGERAGRVEDLSLDYDPDVLRTLSAFGAARETTTGVCEKHKSHLPFAVTAPGVRLTATLKADQ
- a CDS encoding succinylglutamate desuccinylase/aspartoacylase family protein, with amino-acid sequence MKVGTAESEPGGTATGHLSVAELPTGGTERLPVVVVEGEEPGPTAWATGAIHGDEPTGTAAIHEFLDRIREEPLRGTVVCVPVTNPAGVRTNSRTSYYHGDDPNRLFGREGEGGGGGTPPRVQQVICERLYEEIRADADAVVSLHTSWVATHPYTIRPRVGYGAGRGEAAAASLRDRVVELADAFGLPVVNQFGRAETERLALAHTLTGAAVADGVPAFTPELGGRFVVERDAREAAVAGLYGVCAALGMVEEVPDAHAPSTAFELPAEDDLKRFVHPHADAAGLVRYRVREGEWVDSGDVVADVLTPHGETKSSVATERSGYVLSLHEGAAVYENDPLLDLAVPDGEPLLYERSG